From a region of the Janthinobacterium sp. 61 genome:
- a CDS encoding glycosyltransferase, giving the protein MKPELSIIIPIYNEQDGLASLFARLYPALDALQTSYEIIFVNDGSRDNSVAILAEQFRQRPDVTRVILFNGNYGQHMAILAGFEASRGQIMITLDADLQNPPEEIGNLVAKMREGYDYVGSIRRKRQDSAWRTLASKMMNRLREKITNIKITDQGNMLRAYGRNVIDLVNQCAEVNTFVPALAYTFARKPTEITVEHEERAAGESKYSLYSLIRLNFDLVTGFSLIPLQIFSMLGMAMSLGSALLVIFLLVRRFLLGAEAEGVFTLFAIAFFFMGVILFGIGLVGEYVGRIFQQVRARPRYVVQTILQDGMTQAEAEAPSYVRLEKRQVGR; this is encoded by the coding sequence AACTGTCCATTATCATTCCAATCTACAACGAGCAGGATGGCCTGGCCAGCCTGTTCGCCCGCCTGTATCCGGCCCTTGATGCCTTGCAGACGAGCTACGAAATCATTTTCGTCAACGATGGCAGCCGCGACAATTCGGTGGCCATCCTGGCGGAACAGTTCCGCCAGCGCCCCGACGTTACGCGCGTGATCTTGTTCAATGGCAATTATGGCCAGCACATGGCCATCCTGGCCGGTTTTGAAGCGTCGCGCGGGCAGATCATGATCACGCTCGACGCCGACCTGCAGAACCCGCCTGAAGAAATCGGCAACCTGGTGGCCAAGATGCGCGAAGGCTACGATTACGTGGGCTCGATCCGGCGCAAGCGGCAAGACTCCGCCTGGCGCACACTGGCGTCGAAAATGATGAACCGCCTGCGTGAAAAGATCACGAATATCAAAATTACCGATCAGGGCAACATGCTGCGCGCGTATGGCCGCAATGTGATCGACCTGGTCAACCAGTGTGCCGAAGTCAACACCTTCGTGCCCGCCCTGGCCTACACGTTTGCCCGCAAGCCTACGGAAATTACCGTCGAGCATGAAGAACGTGCTGCCGGCGAATCGAAATACTCGCTGTACAGCCTGATCCGTCTCAATTTCGACCTGGTCACGGGCTTTTCGCTGATACCCCTGCAAATCTTTTCCATGCTGGGCATGGCGATGTCGCTGGGCTCGGCATTGCTGGTGATCTTCCTGCTGGTCCGCCGCTTCCTGCTGGGCGCAGAGGCCGAAGGCGTGTTTACCCTGTTCGCCATCGCCTTCTTCTTCATGGGCGTGATCCTGTTCGGCATCGGCCTGGTGGGCGAATACGTGGGACGCATCTTCCAGCAAGTGCGTGCCCGTCCCCGCTATGTGGTGCAAACTATCTTGCAGGACGGCATGACCCAGGCGGAAGCCGAGGCGCCATCGTATGTGCGCCTGGAAAAGCGCCAGGTGGGCCGCTGA
- a CDS encoding formyltransferase has product MGAPRAVVFGYHNVGVRCIKVLLAGGVDIALVVTHEDSPTENLWFESVASLCQAEGIPCITPGDACAPELLAQVQAAKPDMLFSFYYRHMLPASILEVAPAYNMHGSLLPQFRGRAPVNWAVLHGATETGATLHEMTVKPDAGAIVAQTAVPILPDDTAFEVFGKVTVAAEQTLWGVLPALLDGTAPRHLNDLRQGAYFGGRKPADGRIDWKLPAQQVYNLHRAVAPPYPGAFTEVNNVIYTIEQARLSKHSAGSLPPGLAVVDNCIFGVCGDGRMLAISALRAAGEPISAQQLQASLTARVSTH; this is encoded by the coding sequence ATGGGCGCCCCACGCGCCGTCGTCTTCGGCTACCACAATGTGGGCGTGCGCTGCATCAAGGTGCTGCTGGCCGGTGGCGTCGATATCGCCCTGGTCGTCACGCATGAAGACAGCCCCACGGAAAACCTGTGGTTCGAATCGGTCGCCAGCCTGTGCCAAGCCGAAGGCATCCCCTGCATCACACCAGGCGATGCATGCGCGCCGGAACTGCTGGCGCAGGTGCAGGCCGCAAAACCGGACATGCTGTTCAGCTTTTACTACCGTCACATGTTGCCCGCCAGCATCTTGGAAGTCGCTCCCGCCTACAATATGCACGGCTCGCTGCTGCCGCAGTTCCGCGGCCGCGCGCCCGTCAACTGGGCCGTGCTGCATGGCGCCACGGAAACGGGCGCCACCCTGCATGAAATGACGGTCAAGCCGGACGCCGGCGCCATCGTGGCGCAAACGGCCGTGCCCATCCTGCCCGACGACACGGCGTTTGAAGTATTTGGCAAGGTCACCGTGGCGGCGGAACAAACCCTGTGGGGCGTGCTGCCGGCCTTGCTGGACGGCACGGCGCCACGCCATCTCAACGATTTGCGCCAGGGCGCTTATTTTGGCGGGCGCAAGCCGGCAGATGGCCGCATCGACTGGAAGTTACCCGCGCAACAGGTATACAACCTGCACCGGGCCGTCGCGCCACCCTATCCCGGCGCATTTACCGAAGTCAACAATGTCATTTACACCATTGAACAAGCCCGTTTGAGCAAGCATTCGGCAGGAAGTTTGCCACCGGGCTTGGCGGTAGTGGATAATTGCATCTTTGGCGTCTGCGGAGACGGTCGCATGCTGGCCATTTCCGCGCTGAGGGCTGCCGGGGAGCCAATTTCGGCTCAGCAATTGCAAGCAAGTCTGACCGCCCGCGTCAGCACACACTGA
- a CDS encoding bifunctional UDP-4-keto-pentose/UDP-xylose synthase codes for MKKVLILGVNGFIGHHLSKRILETTDWHVYGMDMNTDRITDLLEDDNYKSRMHFFEGDITINKEWVEYHVKKCDVILPLVAIATPSTYVKQPLRVFELDFEANLPIVRSAAKYGKHLVFPSTSEVYGMCHDEEFDPENSELICGPINKPRWIYSNAKQLMDRVIWGYGMEGLNFTLFRPFNWIGAGLDSIHTPKEGSSRVVTQFFGHIVRGENISLVDGGAQKRAFTYIDDGIDALIRIIANKNGIASGKIYNIGNPTNNYSIRDLAGMMLTLAAEYPEYAEGAKHVKIVETTSGAYYGAGYQDVQNRVPKITNTCEELGWAPTTTMADSLRNIFDAYRSQVAQAKALMD; via the coding sequence ATGAAAAAAGTCCTCATCTTAGGCGTCAACGGCTTCATCGGCCACCATCTGTCCAAGCGCATCCTCGAAACCACCGACTGGCATGTCTACGGCATGGACATGAACACGGACCGCATCACGGACTTGCTGGAAGATGACAACTACAAGTCGCGCATGCACTTCTTTGAAGGCGATATCACGATCAACAAGGAATGGGTCGAGTACCACGTCAAAAAATGCGATGTGATTCTCCCGCTGGTGGCCATCGCCACGCCGTCGACCTATGTCAAGCAGCCGCTGCGCGTCTTCGAACTGGACTTCGAAGCCAACCTGCCTATCGTGCGCTCGGCCGCCAAGTACGGCAAGCACCTGGTGTTCCCGTCGACCTCGGAAGTGTATGGCATGTGCCATGACGAGGAATTCGACCCTGAAAACTCGGAACTGATCTGCGGCCCGATCAACAAGCCGCGCTGGATCTACTCGAATGCCAAGCAGCTGATGGATCGCGTGATCTGGGGCTACGGCATGGAAGGCTTGAACTTCACCCTGTTCCGTCCATTCAACTGGATCGGCGCAGGCCTCGATTCGATCCACACGCCAAAAGAAGGTTCCTCGCGCGTGGTAACGCAATTCTTCGGCCACATCGTGCGCGGCGAGAACATCTCGCTGGTCGACGGCGGCGCGCAAAAACGCGCGTTCACCTACATCGACGACGGCATCGATGCACTGATCCGTATCATTGCCAACAAGAATGGCATCGCCAGCGGCAAGATTTACAACATTGGCAATCCGACCAATAACTATTCGATCCGCGACCTGGCCGGCATGATGCTGACCCTGGCCGCCGAGTACCCGGAATACGCCGAAGGCGCGAAACACGTGAAAATCGTGGAAACGACCTCGGGCGCCTACTACGGTGCCGGTTACCAGGACGTGCAAAACCGCGTGCCGAAAATCACGAACACCTGCGAAGAGCTGGGCTGGGCGCCGACCACCACCATGGCCGATTCCCTGCGCAATATTTTCGACGCCTACCGCAGCCAGGTAGCCCAAGCCAAAGCCTTGATGGATTAA
- a CDS encoding polysaccharide deacetylase family protein, whose product MLSKPFLTLKIDVDTYRGTREGMGNLVRMLAAHQAKATFLFSLGPDHTGWALRRALRPGFFSKVSRTSVVEHYGLKTLMYGTLLPGPDIGKLCAAQLRAVRDAGFECGIHTWDHTLWQDNVAKRNAAWTINMMRKAANRYEQVFGVAPHTHGAAGWQMNVSAFVEHDTAGYRFASDGRAMLDARGAMVHPTNGPHRVRNGNTILQCVQLPTTLPTLDELLGCEIDGKLITTSNVAAHILSLTQDNPRDHVYTLHAELEGQKLAPIFEQLLTGWKAQGYQFAAMGDYYEKIQDSDLPVCPITWDELPGRSGRLIVQGKAA is encoded by the coding sequence ATGTTGAGCAAGCCGTTCCTGACCCTGAAAATCGACGTCGATACCTATCGCGGCACCCGTGAAGGCATGGGCAATCTGGTGCGCATGTTGGCCGCGCACCAGGCCAAGGCTACCTTTCTGTTTTCGCTGGGCCCCGACCATACGGGCTGGGCCCTGCGGCGCGCCTTGCGGCCTGGCTTTTTCAGCAAGGTGTCGCGCACTTCGGTGGTCGAGCACTACGGCTTGAAAACATTGATGTACGGCACCTTGCTGCCGGGACCCGATATCGGCAAGCTATGCGCGGCGCAATTGCGCGCCGTGCGCGATGCCGGCTTCGAGTGCGGTATTCACACCTGGGATCACACCCTGTGGCAAGACAACGTGGCCAAGCGCAATGCCGCATGGACCATCAACATGATGCGCAAGGCCGCCAACCGCTACGAACAGGTATTTGGCGTGGCGCCGCACACACACGGCGCGGCCGGCTGGCAAATGAATGTCAGCGCCTTTGTCGAGCACGACACGGCAGGCTACCGCTTTGCCTCCGATGGCCGCGCCATGCTCGACGCGCGCGGCGCCATGGTGCATCCGACGAACGGCCCGCATCGCGTGCGCAATGGCAACACCATCCTGCAATGCGTGCAATTGCCCACCACCCTGCCCACCCTGGACGAGTTGCTGGGCTGCGAAATCGACGGCAAGCTGATCACGACCAGCAATGTTGCTGCGCATATATTGTCGCTGACGCAGGACAATCCCCGCGATCACGTGTATACCTTGCATGCGGAACTTGAAGGACAGAAACTCGCCCCCATTTTCGAACAACTGCTGACGGGCTGGAAAGCCCAGGGCTACCAGTTTGCAGCGATGGGCGATTATTATGAAAAGATACAAGATAGCGACTTGCCCGTTTGCCCCATCACCTGGGATGAGTTGCCCGGGCGTTCGGGACGCCTGATTGTGCAGGGCAAAGCGGCCTGA
- a CDS encoding peroxiredoxin, with amino-acid sequence MADSQSLVSIPDFSAAMTSGKTFQLLGRPAKATVLFFYPKDNTPGCTTENIAFRDAYPQFVAAGVEIYGISRDSLRSHESFKAKLELPFELISDPDEAVCLLFNVMKMKQMYGKTVRGVERSTFVIDAEGRLVKEWRGVKVATHVEEVLEFVARLK; translated from the coding sequence GTGGCTGATAGCCAATCCCTCGTTAGCATACCCGACTTTAGCGCCGCCATGACCAGCGGCAAGACCTTTCAGTTGCTGGGCCGTCCAGCCAAGGCCACGGTGCTGTTTTTCTATCCGAAGGACAATACCCCCGGCTGTACCACTGAAAACATCGCCTTCCGTGACGCCTACCCGCAATTTGTCGCCGCCGGCGTGGAAATCTACGGCATCAGCCGCGATTCGCTGCGCTCGCACGAAAGCTTCAAAGCCAAGCTGGAACTGCCATTCGAGCTCATTTCCGACCCGGACGAAGCCGTTTGCCTGCTGTTTAACGTCATGAAGATGAAACAGATGTATGGCAAGACGGTCCGTGGCGTCGAACGCAGCACGTTTGTGATTGACGCTGAGGGCCGATTGGTGAAAGAATGGAGAGGCGTGAAGGTCGCAACTCACGTGGAAGAAGTGCTGGAATTCGTGGCGCGTCTGAAGTGA
- a CDS encoding PhoH family protein: protein MPLPKLPSKPATILATQDYPTAGAARPATKTPAAKKVAAPVIEAAIAEVAKPVRNAATKIKQVAALMVAKPAPAPAPVAAAPAIVAAPAAKAAPAAKGKVTPIKSVKQAEQPHPAKHKPVEVQLKSSASRAADQRGISKLFVLDTNVLMHDPSSLFRFEEHDVYLPMMTLEELDNHKKGMTEVARNARQVSRTLDALISNTDDDAIEHGILLSKLGNKDAKGRLFFQTRLQSADLPAGLPVGKADNQILAVVRSLESEQEGRPVVLVSKDINMRIKARALGLPAEDYFNDHVLEDTDLLYSGIVQLPDDFWNKHGKDMESWQESKNGYSSTFYRVTGPFIPSLLVNQFIYLEPKNGETPFYGQVKQINGKTAVLQTLRDFSHTKNNVWGVTARNREQNFALNLLMNPECDFVTLLGQAGTGKTLLALAAGLAQVLETKLYNEIIVTRVTVPVGEDIGFLPGTEEEKMSPWMGAFDDNLEVLNKSDSDGGEWGRAATQDLIRSRIKIKSLNFMRGRTFVNKFLIIDEAQNLTPKQVKTLVTRAGPGTKILCLGNIAQIDTPYLTEGSSGLTYVVDRFKGWTHSGHVTLARGERSRLADHASEVL from the coding sequence ATGCCACTGCCAAAATTACCGAGCAAGCCAGCCACCATCCTGGCCACACAAGATTACCCAACCGCAGGCGCAGCGCGCCCGGCCACCAAAACCCCGGCAGCCAAGAAAGTGGCTGCACCTGTTATTGAAGCGGCGATCGCCGAAGTTGCCAAGCCGGTCCGCAATGCGGCCACGAAGATCAAGCAAGTGGCGGCCCTGATGGTCGCCAAGCCGGCACCAGCACCTGCGCCGGTTGCGGCCGCACCTGCAATCGTTGCCGCGCCTGCGGCAAAAGCCGCGCCGGCGGCGAAAGGCAAGGTTACGCCGATCAAGTCCGTCAAGCAAGCCGAGCAGCCGCATCCGGCCAAGCACAAGCCTGTCGAAGTACAGCTCAAGTCGTCCGCCAGCCGCGCCGCCGACCAGCGCGGCATCAGCAAGCTGTTCGTGCTCGACACCAACGTGCTGATGCACGACCCATCGTCGCTGTTCCGCTTCGAAGAACACGATGTGTACCTGCCGATGATGACCCTGGAAGAGCTGGACAACCACAAAAAGGGCATGACGGAAGTGGCGCGCAATGCCCGCCAGGTCTCGCGTACCCTCGATGCCCTGATCAGCAACACGGATGACGACGCCATCGAACACGGTATCCTGCTGTCCAAGCTGGGCAACAAGGATGCCAAGGGCCGCTTGTTCTTCCAGACGCGTTTGCAAAGCGCGGACTTGCCAGCTGGCTTGCCAGTGGGCAAGGCCGACAACCAGATCCTCGCCGTCGTGCGTTCGCTGGAATCGGAGCAGGAAGGCCGCCCCGTGGTGCTGGTGTCGAAAGACATCAATATGCGCATCAAGGCGCGCGCCCTGGGCTTGCCGGCCGAAGATTACTTCAACGACCATGTGCTGGAAGACACGGACTTGCTGTACTCGGGCATCGTGCAGCTGCCGGATGACTTCTGGAACAAGCATGGCAAGGACATGGAATCGTGGCAGGAAAGCAAGAACGGCTACAGCTCGACGTTCTACCGCGTGACGGGTCCGTTCATTCCATCGCTGCTGGTCAACCAGTTCATCTACCTGGAACCGAAAAACGGCGAAACGCCGTTCTACGGCCAGGTGAAACAGATCAACGGCAAGACGGCCGTGCTGCAAACCCTGCGCGACTTCAGCCACACGAAGAACAATGTGTGGGGCGTGACGGCACGCAACCGCGAGCAGAACTTTGCCCTGAACTTGCTGATGAATCCGGAATGCGACTTCGTCACCCTGCTTGGCCAGGCCGGTACCGGCAAGACCCTGCTGGCCCTGGCCGCCGGCCTGGCGCAAGTACTGGAAACCAAGCTCTACAACGAAATCATCGTCACCCGCGTGACGGTGCCCGTCGGCGAAGACATCGGTTTCCTGCCAGGCACGGAAGAAGAAAAGATGTCGCCATGGATGGGCGCCTTCGACGACAACCTGGAAGTGCTGAACAAGTCCGACTCGGATGGCGGCGAATGGGGCCGTGCGGCAACGCAAGACCTGATCCGCTCGCGCATCAAGATCAAGTCGCTCAACTTCATGCGCGGCCGCACTTTCGTCAACAAATTCCTGATCATCGATGAAGCACAGAACTTGACGCCGAAACAGGTCAAGACCCTGGTCACGCGCGCCGGTCCCGGCACGAAGATCCTGTGCCTGGGCAACATCGCCCAGATCGACACGCCGTACCTGACGGAAGGCTCCAGCGGCCTGACCTACGTGGTCGACCGCTTCAAGGGCTGGACCCACAGCGGCCACGTCACCCTGGCCCGCGGCGAGCGTTCGCGCCTGGCGGACCACGCCAGCGAAGTGCTGTAA
- a CDS encoding site-2 protease family protein: MHPAFQLLLCLILFMLIHISVMAVCARACGITVRSISYGVGPTLLSWRKVHIKLLPLAGNVALKDTREETLYDDDPCLDAYNFQPLWKQVLLPLSGVGVLLAVAFGILGAPGWEHFVAAFGQIFHGALAPLSTAQELLGEGETFARTHSFALVFALFSLKLCAFNLLPFAGLNGGQALLAIARGGRPFVAWEEALTKWVLLPGLAILLAWVVAFGWYGWKAMGA, from the coding sequence ATGCATCCCGCCTTCCAACTGCTGCTTTGCCTTATCCTTTTCATGCTCATCCACATTTCCGTCATGGCCGTGTGCGCTCGCGCATGTGGCATCACCGTGCGCAGCATCAGCTACGGCGTGGGGCCCACCTTGCTGAGCTGGCGGAAAGTCCACATCAAGCTGCTGCCGCTGGCCGGCAATGTGGCCTTGAAGGATACGCGCGAGGAAACCTTGTATGACGACGACCCTTGTCTCGATGCCTACAACTTCCAGCCGCTGTGGAAGCAGGTGCTGCTGCCATTGAGCGGCGTGGGTGTGCTGCTGGCCGTGGCGTTCGGGATACTGGGCGCACCGGGCTGGGAGCATTTTGTCGCGGCCTTCGGGCAAATCTTCCACGGTGCGCTGGCGCCGTTGTCGACGGCGCAGGAATTGCTGGGTGAAGGGGAAACGTTTGCCCGTACGCACAGCTTTGCGCTGGTATTCGCTCTGTTCTCATTGAAACTGTGCGCGTTCAACCTGCTGCCGTTCGCTGGCTTGAACGGCGGACAGGCGCTGCTGGCCATCGCACGCGGCGGACGACCGTTTGTCGCATGGGAAGAAGCGCTGACGAAGTGGGTGCTGTTGCCGGGGCTGGCGATCTTGCTGGCGTGGGTAGTGGCGTTCGGCTGGTATGGCTGGAAAGCAATGGGGGCATAA
- a CDS encoding serine hydrolase: MFKVSSICFATLILLQAPNTWADQPVPLSQRQQALAAQIDASIAPYYKSGEPGAVVIVIKDGQPLLRKAYGLASVQDGQPLTPDMSLRLGSISKQFTAVAILLLADQGKLAITDDITKFLPDYPTHGKKITIEQLLAHTSGIHDYTRKPEFVPNSTKDLSVAQMIDFFKNDPPDFEPGTQWSYSSSGYFLLGAIIEKASGQPYATFVEQQIFVPLGMKDTAYEGHERQPVKRAAGHIRSGETFVPNLPLSMTQPYSAGALVSTVDDLARWDAAISDGKLLKAATWQQAFTPAKLNDGKATRSGLGWKVGTWQNTPVIHHSGGINGFSTYAMRLPKEKVYVAVLENSDTGLVDPDVVARKAAAIAVGRPYPEIKVITLKPAILDAYAGVYAINDKAGYTIRNFEGNLLLQSTGRPAQRLLAYSPNGFLIENTLTTAEFERGPKGEAQLILNDGGESKSVHERASAVKPARAVVAMSHAQFDGYVGRYALAPEVYLEVTREGDKFFAQVTGFRKLAMLPMSETAFFSNEVDAEVRFSKDTNGKTEQLVLRQEGQDMPAKRVN, from the coding sequence ATGTTTAAAGTTTCCAGCATCTGTTTCGCCACCCTGATCCTGTTGCAAGCACCGAACACCTGGGCCGACCAGCCTGTTCCACTGAGCCAGCGGCAGCAAGCATTGGCCGCGCAAATCGATGCCAGCATCGCACCGTATTACAAGTCCGGCGAACCGGGCGCCGTCGTCATCGTTATCAAGGATGGCCAACCCTTGCTGCGCAAGGCGTATGGCCTGGCCAGCGTGCAGGATGGCCAGCCGCTGACGCCCGACATGTCGCTGCGCCTGGGTTCCATTTCCAAGCAGTTCACGGCCGTCGCCATTCTGCTGCTGGCCGACCAGGGCAAGCTGGCTATCACCGATGACATCACGAAATTCCTCCCCGATTACCCGACGCATGGCAAGAAAATCACGATCGAGCAGCTGCTCGCGCACACGTCCGGCATCCATGACTACACGAGGAAGCCAGAATTCGTACCCAACAGCACGAAAGACTTGAGCGTGGCGCAGATGATCGATTTTTTCAAGAACGATCCACCCGACTTTGAACCGGGCACGCAGTGGAGTTACAGCAGCTCCGGCTATTTCCTGCTGGGCGCCATCATCGAAAAGGCATCGGGCCAGCCCTATGCCACGTTTGTGGAACAGCAGATCTTCGTGCCGCTGGGCATGAAGGACACGGCTTATGAAGGCCACGAGCGCCAACCCGTCAAGCGCGCAGCCGGGCATATCCGTTCGGGCGAGACGTTTGTGCCGAACTTGCCGCTGAGCATGACGCAGCCGTATTCGGCCGGCGCGCTCGTCTCCACCGTGGACGACCTGGCCCGCTGGGATGCGGCCATTTCGGACGGCAAGCTGCTCAAGGCTGCCACCTGGCAGCAGGCATTCACGCCGGCCAAGCTGAACGACGGCAAGGCGACCCGCTCCGGCCTGGGATGGAAGGTGGGCACATGGCAAAATACCCCCGTCATCCACCATAGCGGTGGCATCAATGGTTTTTCCACGTATGCGATGCGCTTGCCGAAAGAAAAAGTGTATGTTGCCGTGCTGGAAAACTCGGACACGGGCCTGGTCGATCCCGATGTGGTAGCGCGCAAGGCGGCCGCCATCGCCGTGGGCCGGCCGTATCCGGAGATCAAGGTCATCACGCTCAAGCCCGCCATCCTCGATGCGTATGCGGGCGTGTATGCCATCAATGACAAGGCTGGCTACACGATCCGCAACTTCGAGGGCAATCTGCTGCTGCAGAGTACTGGTCGCCCGGCGCAGCGCCTGCTGGCCTATTCGCCCAATGGTTTTTTGATTGAGAACACCCTCACCACTGCCGAGTTCGAACGGGGGCCGAAAGGAGAAGCACAGCTGATCCTCAACGATGGCGGCGAGTCGAAGTCCGTGCATGAACGGGCCAGCGCCGTCAAGCCGGCCCGCGCCGTGGTCGCCATGTCGCACGCGCAATTCGATGGCTACGTTGGCCGCTACGCGCTGGCGCCCGAGGTGTATCTGGAAGTGACGCGTGAAGGCGACAAGTTCTTTGCCCAGGTGACAGGTTTCCGCAAGCTTGCCATGCTGCCCATGAGCGAGACGGCTTTCTTTTCGAATGAAGTCGATGCGGAAGTGCGTTTCAGCAAGGATACCAATGGCAAGACCGAGCAACTGGTGCTGCGCCAGGAAGGGCAGGATATGCCGGCCAAGCGGGTGAACTAA
- a CDS encoding bestrophin family protein → MIVRERPSALRLFLVVRGSVLPRIRTTLIVNTLIATIVTWCHGTLFDHKVILTTIPFTLIGLPLAIFLGFRNTAAYDRYWEARKLWGELVLRSRNFSRQCQTMIRSDTPAHARLGLQDVRVRMIYRTIAFCHALRHQLRDTRGPADLQPLLHPAEWEAACKAANPSDYLMLQMGHDLADCIRQGRIDTILATQIDNTVSAMVAAGASCERIRSTPIPFSYSLLLHRTAYLYCFLLPFGLVDSLGFMTPFVVAIVAYTFFGLDALGDEIEEPFGEDANDLPLSAMCRAIEISLRESVQDENVPPPMQAVDFMLN, encoded by the coding sequence ATGATCGTGCGCGAGCGTCCATCGGCGCTGCGCTTGTTTCTGGTGGTGCGCGGCTCTGTCCTGCCCCGCATCCGCACTACCCTCATCGTCAACACCCTGATTGCCACCATTGTCACCTGGTGCCACGGTACCCTGTTCGATCACAAGGTCATCCTCACCACCATCCCGTTTACCCTGATCGGCTTGCCGCTGGCCATCTTCCTTGGCTTTCGCAATACGGCCGCCTACGACCGTTACTGGGAAGCACGCAAGCTATGGGGCGAACTGGTATTGCGCAGCCGTAATTTCTCGCGCCAGTGCCAGACCATGATACGCAGCGATACGCCAGCCCACGCCAGGCTGGGTCTCCAAGATGTGCGCGTGCGCATGATTTACCGCACCATCGCCTTTTGCCACGCCCTGCGCCACCAGCTGCGCGACACGCGTGGACCGGCCGACTTGCAGCCGCTGCTGCATCCAGCAGAATGGGAGGCGGCCTGCAAGGCGGCGAACCCGTCCGACTACCTGATGTTGCAGATGGGCCACGACCTTGCCGACTGCATCCGGCAGGGGCGTATCGACACCATCCTCGCCACGCAGATCGATAACACGGTCTCGGCCATGGTAGCGGCGGGCGCCTCGTGCGAACGCATCCGCAGCACGCCGATTCCCTTCTCGTATTCGCTGCTGCTGCACCGCACGGCTTATCTGTACTGTTTCCTGCTGCCCTTCGGCCTGGTCGACTCGCTGGGCTTCATGACGCCCTTCGTCGTCGCCATCGTCGCCTATACCTTCTTTGGCCTCGATGCCCTGGGCGACGAGATCGAGGAACCGTTCGGCGAAGATGCCAACGACCTGCCCCTGTCGGCCATGTGCCGCGCCATCGAAATCAGCTTGCGCGAATCCGTGCAGGATGAGAATGTGCCGCCGCCCATGCAAGCTGTCGACTTCATGCTGAATTGA
- a CDS encoding heavy-metal-associated domain-containing protein, with translation MYQLQVENMSCGHCVGSVTKAVQGIDPAAQVQIDLASKRVTVESPAELGAISAAIVEAGYPVTSAQ, from the coding sequence ATGTATCAGTTACAAGTTGAAAACATGAGCTGCGGCCATTGCGTCGGCTCGGTCACGAAAGCGGTGCAAGGCATCGATCCCGCCGCACAGGTGCAGATCGACCTGGCCAGCAAGCGCGTGACGGTGGAATCGCCTGCCGAACTGGGCGCCATCAGCGCCGCCATCGTGGAGGCGGGCTACCCCGTCACCAGCGCGCAGTAA